TCAACGGATATATCTTTTTTGGTTTGGGGTGGGCTGTGGTCCTTTTGCAGGAATCTGGCCACATATTTTCCGATGATATCGGTTTCCAGATTCACCGTAGAACCAATGCGTTTAAAGCCGAGTGTCGTATGCTGAAAGGTGTGGGGGATCAGGGAGACCGTAAAAAAGTCATCCCCGACATCAATGACCGTTAACGAGATTCCATCGATGGCCACTGACCCTTTCGGCAGCAGGGAGGAGGTTATCTTCGGGGACGTTTGAATTCGATAGGTTTGAGCAATGCCGACTGGAGTCATTGCAGTAATTTTTCCGATGCCATCGACATGGCCGCTCACCAGATGGCCGCCCAAACGGCTTTGCAGCTGCAGTGCTCTTTCCAGGTTGACTTTGGTATGCTGCTTTAATTCTTGAAGGTTTGTTCGCTGGAGCGTTTCGTACATAACATCGACAGAAAAACTTCCGGAACCGATGGCGGTCGCTGTAAGACAGACCCCGTTGACGGCAATGCTGTCTCCGATTTGGGATCCCTTCAGTACGAAAGAAGCTTCAATCGTTAATCTGGCGGAGTCTTTCAGCAGATCTAGACTCTTTATTATGCCCAGTTCTTCAATGATTCCTGTAAACATCATTTGTCACTTCCCATTTTGTTGGTATGGTTATAGTCAACTGTCCCGGTAAAACTATAATTTCCTCCCAGTTCGCAGACCACCAGTTGACTGACAGTTACTGCCTCGGACATGCTGGCGAGGTGCAGGCCTGAGAGCGGGGAGAAGCCGGATCCGGCCAGTTTCGGGGCCAACATAAACATGATTTGATCAATCAGCCTGGATTCCAGCATTTTACCGGCGAGCGTGCCGCCGCCTTCCAATAAGATGCTGTTTAAGCCTCTGGCCGCGATATCTCTCAGCAGGTCCGGCAAGGGAACCTGCCTGGACGTATCATACTGCCAGATCTCAACCTTGTCGGCAGCAAATGTTTCACGCATCCGCAGCAGTTTATTCTCGTCAGCAGCCTTTGTTGTCGCGATGATGCAGCGGCTGGCGGATTCGTTCCGGAGGATCTGAGCGTTTAAAGGAACAGACAGGGAACCATCGACGATCAGCCGGACCGGGTCCCGGCCATTCTCAATATTGCGGCAGGTTAAGAGCGGGTTATCCTGAAGGACTGTTTGACTGCCGACCATAATGACGTCAAAAGTATTTCTTAACCCATGAACGAAATGTCTGGCCTCTTCCGAAGTGATCCATTTGGAGTCTCCTGATTCTACGGCAGTCCGGCCATCGAGCGTCATTGCAGCTTTATACAGTACAAAGGGCATTTTTGTGATAATCGCTTTCAGAAAAGGCTCATTAATTTTTCGAGCTTTTTCAGCCAGCAGACCGGTTTCGACAAGAATACCGGCATCCTGCAGCTTTTTCACACCCTGACCGCTGACCAGCGGATTCGGGTCCGTCATCGCGACAATCACTTTCTTTACGCCTGCTGCAATCAGCGCATCGGTGCAGGGAGGTGTACGGCCGTAATGGGAGCAGGGTTCCAGTGTGACATAGACATCGGCACCTTCTGCGCTTGATCCTGCAGCATTTAAGGCATGGACTTCCGCATGCGGCGTACCGGCTTTCCTATGGCAGCCTTCCCCGACAATCTGCCCATCCCGGACAATGACACAGCCCACAAGCGGATTTGGACTGGTTCTGCCTGCTGCCAGTAAGGCAAGATTCAGCGCGCGTTCCATGTAGTTTTTATCTTCTGCGGTAAAACGATCAGGCAATGGATGTACCCTCCAGTCATTAGCGTGTCAACGACAAATGAAAATATAAATCATTGATAAATCATAGAAAAAATAATAAAAATGCCCGGAAATACTCCGGGCGTCATCATTCAGATCAACAGTCATTCAAAACAAGCAGGTGAGAGGCTACGCGACAAACACGACAAGCACGTGCACGATCACACCATGTTTTGCTCTTTCCATCCAGACTTTAACTGTCGGCTTCGTAATTTCAACGAATCTGCCATAAGGCTCGCGGGCTGTACCGCCGGTAAGGAATTACACCTATCCCCAGAGTAAAGAACGTATTCAGTTTTACTGCATAGATCGGTCAAGCTGCAATTATCATACTGCAATCCTGTCAAGAATGCAACCATTTTGCACAGAGATCAAGAGAGTCTAAAGGCGGACGACCTCGGCATAATCTTTTTTTAATAAACCTAAGATGATTGCGTCATAATATTGCCCTTCCACATAATAGGCTTCACGCAGCCTGCCTTCGGCAATGAAGCCGAGCCTTTCATAGCAGGAGAGAGCTCTGGTGTTATTGACCCAGGTTTCGGCGGTCAGTCTCCGGAAATTCCACTGGCCAAACAGGTAGCGGATAAAAGCAGTCAGCGCATCGGTCCCATAACCCTTTCCCCAGTAATCTTGGAGACCAATTCCGATATAGATGCGGGCCGATCTGGCCGGAATATTGACCTGATCGAAACCAATTGTACCGATAAGGCTGCCTTGTAAATCCGTAATCGCATAGCGGTTGGTATCCTCTTCAAAAAGTTTGCTCTCCAGATCTTCCCGGCGCAGCAAGGTTGCAAGCGGCCAATTGCCGCTGATCCAGTAAGAGAAGTCGTGATCATTATACCATTCATACAAGGTGTCCAGATCATCAATTTCGAGCGGACGGATTCGGGTTAATTTGCCGTTTAACATGGCAGTCACCTTCCAAACAAAAATGCGTTTAAGTAATCATAGTTTAGCATGTAGAGAAATAAGATCAAGTAGAAGGAGAAGCAATTGCAAAATTAGGTAAAATATAGCAAAAATGCTTGAATTTTGTTGCTTCTTTCGTTAAGATGAAATTATTCATCTGGAGTCATCATTAATAATTTTGAAAGGGGACTAGAAAATGCTTGAAAACAAAGAATTAAGAGCCATGGCCCGCATCCAGTTAAAAGGGCACTGGCTGAGACCAATCCTGGCCTGTCTGATTTATGCCGTAATCGTGTTCATCCTGTCTTGGATCCCGTGTGTTGGTCCGATTATTACGATTTTAATTGCGGGCCCGCTCATGATTGGTCTGGTGACCTTTACCTTAAAGTTCTGCCGTGCGGAAGACCCGAATGTTGAAGTGGTCCTTTCTGGATTTAAAAATGCCATTAATTGCGCCGGGCTATATCTCTGGTATATGCTGTGGACACTTTTATGGTCACTGCTACTGATTATTCCGGGGATCGTTAAAGCATACGGCTATATGATGAGCTTTTATATTTATGCTGATAATCCTGATATGGGTATCAGAAAGGCCTTTGATCTCAGTAAAAAAATCAGCTATGGCTATCGCGGCAAGCTATTCCTGCTTACGCTCAGCTTCATTGGCTGGGCGATCCTGGCCACGATCCCGTTCTGTCTTGGCTATATCTGGCTGATGCCTTACATGCAAATTACGTTTACAAATTTCTATCAGGAACTGAAAAAAGAAAGCATCAAAAATGGTGTCTGTACTGCGGAAGAGTTTTGAGTCATATTTTGAGTTATATAATAATTTACTCCGGGCAAAAACCCGGAGTAAATTATTTTTTATTGGCTTGATGACTAGATTCTACTGTTAATATATTCAAAAGTTTTCTTAACCATACTGCCCCCAACAGAGCCATTCTGTCTTGCGGAGGTGTCTGGGCCTAGGTTAACATTAAGCTCGCTGGCAACACTTTGTTTGTTAACCGGCAGTTTATACTTAGCCATTCAATATCCCTCCTTTTTATTTATTATTTATTTATCTGTAGTATCTGCATATAGGAATAAAATACACAGGTAGTTTATTTTAGTTCAGTAAGTTTTTAACATTTAACCTAAATATGACAATTCATAAAGAGGTTCAAAAGTGGGTCAAATATATAAATATAAAAAATAAGCTCCGGGTAAAAACCCGGAGTTTCTTTTGAGTTTCAATGGTCGGGGCGACAGGATTCGAACCTGCGGCCTCTTGGTCCCGAACCAAGCACGCTACCAAACTGCGCCACGCCCCGATGTCTCTTTTAAAGAACAAATAAAATCATAACAAAAGGCTGAATTCATGTCAAGGATAAAATGCTTTGAATATTTGTTATTGAGCGATAGCTAACCTTTGTTTGACAATAACTTTTCTTAAAAGAGGGGACACTTTCGAGGAAAATAAAAGATTGATCAGGTTTTGTGCTGATAATTCCAAATAATAATCTGGCTCGTAAAGCGGGATTATTTTTACTTTGTTGAAAAGTTGAATCTATTTTGATATATTTTCTTTATAAACATAGGGGGAATTGCATGAAACGTTGCCTCATCTGCCTAGAAGAATTGGATCTGTTTCGGGGTCTGGAAAAAGAACAGATTACAAACTTGTGTCAATGTACAAATAAAAAACGGCTGTCCAAAGGACACTATCTTTTTTATCAAGGGGATATTACAAGTACTATATTTCTTGTGAAATCAGGAAAACTTAAACTTGTGCAAAGTGCTGAAGATGGACATGAAACAATTCTGGATATCTGTGGTCCCGGTGAGGTACTAGGTGAGTTGTCGCTATATCAAGAACAAAAGGAATGTTCTAGCGCGTTAGCCATGGAAGAGGCTTGCATCTGTTGCTTTAGTAAAATGCAATTTGAAATGTTAATTAAGAAAGATCCTTCTTTTGCCTTAAGGATAATTGATTACCTTGGGCAAAAGCGTTATGCCAATATGAATTCAGATAAGGAAACTAGACGAACTGTAAAAGAAAGATTATTAGGTCTATTTTATAACCTTGCCAACCAATATGGGAAAAAGCTGCCAAACGCGACAATGATCGATTTAATAATTACGCAGCAGGAATTAGCTGATATGATTGGTTCTTCACGGGTAATGGTCATTCAGGCCCTTAATGAGTTAAAAGAAGCCAAAATAGTCGACCGCACTAACAGATATTACATATTAAAAGATGACCCTTGTCTTAGTACGCACATATTTAAATAATAGGGTCAAGCAGCTACTTCTCTGATTTTTAGGTATGGAAATTCAACTTTTCAAATTTTTTTATTAATTGTTAAATACTTAACAGTATTAGAAACATAAATCACCTTATAATAAATCATAATTATATTTTAGGAGGGATTTTCTTTGATAGCTTTAGGTCCTATAGAAATAATGAATCATACTCCCTGGCATTTTCTGGCTGCATGTGTGCTCCTGGTCTTATTTTTTATCGCTACTTTTAGTGATGACCAAAACCTAAAAACAAAACTCCGTAAAATCATGTATGTTGTCTTTGGCTTCGCAGTATTAACAGGATGCTATGTTTGGACACTTGTTGATTTTAGCCTTCCATTGTTAATCAAGAGCATTGGAGGTTTCGCACTCTTTTGGGTGATGATCCAACTCACAAAGAACCGATTCAATAAACTTTATTGGGGGTTATTTATTTTAATTGCCGCTGTAGGTTTGACATTGGCTTTCGTCTACATTTAATTGAATTAATTAACCTGTTATAAGACTAATTATCCGAAACAATATCAGGCCGCTTCTAACGGAGTAAAGGGTTGAACAAAGGGAAATACAAACGCTGTCAAGTAGTAAAATATACTATAGAAATTGATTAAAATGGGGGGCTGTAACGAAACTTAGCCCCAAGCGAAAGACGTCAATTATGGCGTCTATTCTTTTTGGGGTGTTGCAGGGTTGCATAGATTTTCCGCTCCCCCGTTCCCGCAAGCTAAAACCAGAAATCCGCGCTAACCTGCCAAAACCCCGCTGCTTACAGCAAGTTAACCGTTGGCAGGTCTTAACGCTCGAATTTCTGGTTTCTTACGCTTACTCCCACTAACGTTCGCTTGTAAATCTATGCAACCCTGCAATAT
This genomic stretch from Dehalobacter restrictus DSM 9455 harbors:
- the ribE gene encoding riboflavin synthase — protein: MFTGIIEELGIIKSLDLLKDSARLTIEASFVLKGSQIGDSIAVNGVCLTATAIGSGSFSVDVMYETLQRTNLQELKQHTKVNLERALQLQSRLGGHLVSGHVDGIGKITAMTPVGIAQTYRIQTSPKITSSLLPKGSVAIDGISLTVIDVGDDFFTVSLIPHTFQHTTLGFKRIGSTVNLETDIIGKYVARFLQKDHSPPQTKKDISVEFLTENGFI
- the ribD gene encoding bifunctional diaminohydroxyphosphoribosylaminopyrimidine deaminase/5-amino-6-(5-phosphoribosylamino)uracil reductase RibD, translated to MPDRFTAEDKNYMERALNLALLAAGRTSPNPLVGCVIVRDGQIVGEGCHRKAGTPHAEVHALNAAGSSAEGADVYVTLEPCSHYGRTPPCTDALIAAGVKKVIVAMTDPNPLVSGQGVKKLQDAGILVETGLLAEKARKINEPFLKAIITKMPFVLYKAAMTLDGRTAVESGDSKWITSEEARHFVHGLRNTFDVIMVGSQTVLQDNPLLTCRNIENGRDPVRLIVDGSLSVPLNAQILRNESASRCIIATTKAADENKLLRMRETFAADKVEIWQYDTSRQVPLPDLLRDIAARGLNSILLEGGGTLAGKMLESRLIDQIMFMLAPKLAGSGFSPLSGLHLASMSEAVTVSQLVVCELGGNYSFTGTVDYNHTNKMGSDK
- a CDS encoding GNAT family N-acetyltransferase, whose amino-acid sequence is MLNGKLTRIRPLEIDDLDTLYEWYNDHDFSYWISGNWPLATLLRREDLESKLFEEDTNRYAITDLQGSLIGTIGFDQVNIPARSARIYIGIGLQDYWGKGYGTDALTAFIRYLFGQWNFRRLTAETWVNNTRALSCYERLGFIAEGRLREAYYVEGQYYDAIILGLLKKDYAEVVRL
- a CDS encoding DUF975 family protein produces the protein MLENKELRAMARIQLKGHWLRPILACLIYAVIVFILSWIPCVGPIITILIAGPLMIGLVTFTLKFCRAEDPNVEVVLSGFKNAINCAGLYLWYMLWTLLWSLLLIIPGIVKAYGYMMSFYIYADNPDMGIRKAFDLSKKISYGYRGKLFLLTLSFIGWAILATIPFCLGYIWLMPYMQITFTNFYQELKKESIKNGVCTAEEF
- a CDS encoding small, acid-soluble spore protein, alpha/beta type; the encoded protein is MAKYKLPVNKQSVASELNVNLGPDTSARQNGSVGGSMVKKTFEYINSRI
- a CDS encoding Crp/Fnr family transcriptional regulator; translation: MKRCLICLEELDLFRGLEKEQITNLCQCTNKKRLSKGHYLFYQGDITSTIFLVKSGKLKLVQSAEDGHETILDICGPGEVLGELSLYQEQKECSSALAMEEACICCFSKMQFEMLIKKDPSFALRIIDYLGQKRYANMNSDKETRRTVKERLLGLFYNLANQYGKKLPNATMIDLIITQQELADMIGSSRVMVIQALNELKEAKIVDRTNRYYILKDDPCLSTHIFK